CTGACTTCCCTGCTGCTTTCTCCATCAGGGATCTGGATTGTCTTGCTGGGTTTGCCCTCTTGATAGACAAAAGCTCTTTCCAGCGCCAGATCAATAAACCCTGTGGCGATACCGTTTTTCCAGATGGGAATTTGCCTGAGAACCAGCGGGACAGAAGAGGCCGGCTGCAGAGCGTGAAGGGTTTCGCGGATTCTTTTGTTGGTTCGGTCAATCTTATTCAGGAACAGCGCTCTTGGAATACCTTTGTCTTCAATTGTTTTGAGAATAACCTGAAGGGCCGGAATTTTTTTTTCGTCCGGTTCGGCAACGACAATGGCCATGTCGACCCCGTCGAGGACGTTATTTTGTTCATTGAGAAATTCGATGGAGCCCGGTGTGTCTATGAAATGAAAAGTGTCCCCCTTGTACTGGCAGTGTGCGATATTGGCTTCCACGCTCATGGCGTGATCTCTCGCCTCTCTTGAGCTATCGCCCACAGTGGAACCTGCGGTGACATTTCCTTGTCTGAGCAATGCCCCCGCTCGAGCCAGTAACGCTTCCAGCACTGTTGTCTTGCCACTGGCAAAAGGGCCCACAATGGCAATACAACGGGGGCTTACCCTGCCTCCGGCGTCTCCAACGTTTTTCTCTCCCATAATCGAATCTCCAATTTGTTTTCGGAGGTCGATACGTGGCATCACGCTGTATGGTTAAAGGGCGTGATTTGACAACGCACCTTCCTCTATCCTTTTCGGAACAGGTGCATGGTCGCAAGAAAAACGTGTAGATGGCAAGAAGAAAAACCACGGCAGAGATTTACGTGACACTCCGCCGCAATTGTACAACCATACCGAGTTATTTACGGAGCGGCTTTCAGGGTCAGGTTGGTGACGCCAAGTGTGAGGTTGACCCCTTTTTGCCCCTGAATACTAAGGGGTTGAAGTGAAATGGCTTTGCCTAAGCCGCCGACCAAGATATTGGCTTGACCACCAACACCGGCAGTTGCTCCCGCTGAAACTCCAGAGTAGGAACCGGCCAGTGCTCCGGGTTGAACATTTCTGGATGGTGCCAGAACTCCCCAGACCAGTGTTCCTGATTTTATAGTACCCACATCCAGACCATAGCTGTTTATGGACCCAGAATAGCGTTCGGTTTTTCCGTCTCCGCCTTTGAAGTGGCAAGCAAGGGTATGACTGGACCCAACTATGAAGTTCGAGCCCCCTTCAATCTTGCAGGACAGGCTGCCTGCCTTGACGCCTGCTTTCTTTGTGCTCTCGGTAGAGGCCTTGTCTGTCTGGGCGTGTGCTGCCCCTCCTATGAGAAGTAATGTGAGACAAGTTGCGAGGGCTGCGGTACGCTTCATGGTTGATCTCCCTGTCAGTTTTCACAGTGCCTAAGGAAAACCAACAAAAACCTGAGCGCTTGTCAAAACGTGGAGACAACTAGAGTCAATCAAAAGAAAATGCTTATACGGGTGATTGTTTGTTTCACTTAATATGAGGGTACTAAAATCCAATAAGCAACTAGGGAAAATTGACGATGTAGTAGGCTTGCGAAATCCCTAGTGTAAATTTTCATAAATATTATCAAGCTGTTATGAATAGCGGCGCCGCCGTAAAGTGCGTGTTTACCAAAGATAGTATTTGGCAGGTGGGCAAGGGGCGGATCTTTCACAAATATTCATCCGGCTTTTACCAAGCTCGAAAACGAGGGAGCTGAAACGGCAAGGCATAAACCCAACCTTGGAGGTTTTGCAGCTAGGCTCATTCAAGCTCCGTGATGGAGGGGTCACACTCCTTAACTTGATGCAGAGAAGTTCAATGCCTAGTGGTAAAACAGAGCACAGTTGTTTTGGTTCTTTTGTTCTACAATGCTTTATGGGTTTACTGTTGGTTCTAGCCTTGTGCTTGCCGCAGGAGGTTCAGGCTCAAAACCCTGTAATGTTGATGAAGAGTGTGAGCCAGAATGAGGAGGGAGGGCAATCACCGCTGCAACCTCAGCCAACTATGCCAGACCAAAGTAGCGGGACCAATGTTCCATCTCTTCAAGAAGCCTATCGTTTTGCCGAGGCCGGGCAGGCTGTTGTCGCGGATGTACCCAATGCACTTCAGGCAATGCAGCAAGCCATTACCGGTGCCAGTGCAATTGGTGATCCCAACTGGGTGATCTGGGCCGTTGTAGCCTCCGGACTTTCCATTTTACTGGGGCAGTTTGCCAGTGTGCAAATGCAAGGGTGGTCCAACCGCCGCTTTTTCTCCCTGTTCCAAGGCAGCTTGCAGCATCGCTCAGGCAAGATTTCCTTTGTGATGGCGCGGGCCATTGTGATGTTTATTGCGCTTGCCATAACCGGCTTTGTGGCTGGCTGTTCTATTTTGATTATGCTGGTGGGGCAGCCGCCCGCACGAATGACTGCCATGCTTATCCTGATGATGTTCCTTATTTATAAATCCCTGCGTATTCTTATTCAGAACCTGCTTGTGCCCTACACCCCCGAATGCCGTCTGCTCTACATTGGGGAAAGTGAAGCTAAATCCCTTTTTAAAACCTTGATGGTTGTAGCCAGCTTATGCGCTGTTGTGCTGGGCTTTTTCTTATGGATGGGGGATCTTGGTGTTGCCCGCAATACACTTGTCCTGCTTCAGGTTCTTTTGTCGTTTATTGCCAGTTCTTTATTTTCCGGCGTTGTACTGCTTCACCGGGAAACTGTAGCCAAGGCCATCAAGGGCGGTGAGCTGGAAAAAGGAGACACTTCAGGGCGTGGTCTTCTGGCATCGTTTTGGCATGTTCTGGCAATTGCCTATTTCTGGCTGGCGTTTTTAGTCACTGTTCACCGCACTGTTCTGGAACTGCCCTCCTCAACAGGCCTTGTGATTGCTCCAATTAAAATACTCTTACTGGCCTTTGTGTTCTATGGCCTCTTGTTGTTGGTGGTGGACCGGTTTTTGCTACCCCGCCTTGATACGCCTGCCAACCTGCGCTTGCTGGCAAAGCAGATTATGAAACGGGAGGGATATAGCGGGCATCACACGGATGAGGAACTGTCTCTCTCGCAGGCGGGCGCTGAAGCAATGGAGCGGGAGGAGGCGCGTGAACCGTTTCGCGGGCTTCTGGATCACGGCGCACAAATCCTGACTTTCTTGATGGCGCTGGGCTATCTGATTGTGGATTGGGGGTTTCCTATCATCAGCTCGGAGAGTGTCCTTGGGAACCTCTTTGAAGTCTCCATGATTTCCTTCTTTGGGTATATGGCCTATCAGGCTGTTGCGCTGGCGATTGACAGGAAAATGGAGCAGGAAAAACCGGAGGTGGAAGAGGAGGAAGCCGAGCACCATGACATGGGCGGACAGGGAGAAAGCCGCATTGCGACGCTTTTGCCTATTTTACGTAACTTTCTACTGATCTCCATCGCGGTGATCTGCTCCATGGTGGTGCTGTCCCAGTTGGGCGTCAACATTGCGCCTTTGTTTGCAGGAGCAGGCGTTGTGGGGCTTGCTGTGGGTTTTGGCGCTCAGACCTTGATCCGCGATATCTTTTCCGGCGCTTTCTTCTTGATTGATGACGCGTTTCGCAAAGGGGAATACATTGATATCGGGGATGTGAAGGGGACGGTGGAACGGATCTCCATCCGCTCCATGCAGCTACGCCACCACAATGGCCCCTTGAACACGGTGCCATTCGGGGAAGTCAAATTTGTAAAGAACTTCTCTCGCGACTGGGCCATGATGAAGCTGACCTTTCGGGTGACCTATGACACGGATGTGGAACGGGTGCGCAAACTGATCAAGAAATTCGGGCAGGAGCTTCTAACCCACCCTGATTATGGATCAAAGTTCTTGCAGCCGGTTAAGTCGCAGGGTGTGACCTCCATGGAAGATTCCGCCATGATTGTGCGCGTAAAGTTTATGACCAAGCCGGGGGATCAGTTCGAGCTGCGTAAAGTAGTCTACACGGGCATTCGCGATATCTTTACCCGCGAGGGCATTCAATTTGCCCATAAGGAAGTAAAGGTGAGGCTTTCGGAAAATGACGAGACACGCAAACTCAGTGAGGAGGAAAAACAGGCGGTTGCAGGGGCGGTTCTGCCGGTTATCGAGGCCGAGCAGCAGGAGGGGCAGCCAGTTAAAAAAGATGCAATGTGACTTATAAACTCTGTCCTGAGCGCGTGCCTGTTAAAGGGATACTCAGCATTGTTTGAGGGGCACTTTTGCCATGTACCGGCTGGGGATGTTCTTTGGCTGATATGTTCACAGAACCGTGAACTGGAAACGTACATGACCGGATCCGGTTGGTTTTTTGGACGAAATTAATTTCACTTACTATATTATAAACAATAGGTTAACCATCATGTCTCAACCGTGATGACGGTGCGTAAGTATTTGTGATATTTTTCACTAAATTTATCAGCAATAATAATAAAGAGCTGTTTCAAATGCTTCGCACGATACTGAACCAGATCTACAACCAGCCTGTCCTATTGCTTGTAATAACAATGATGCTATGGGGGATTAACTCTTCTGTTGTTGTGATGGCTGTGGGAGATATCGGAGCGTTTACGGCGGTTTTCCTGCAAATGGTTTTAGCAAGTGCAGCGCTTGCTTTTGTCTATAGGGAACAGTTGCGAGAACACTTTGGCTGTGTGAAAAAGAATCTGGGGTTCTTTATCATTATTCCCTTCTTTGGGCTCACGCTTTCCTATGGCCTCTTTTACAAGTCTGGCCATGATATCAATGCGATCAATTTGGGTATATTGCAGGGTGTGACCCCTTTGTTTGTTCTGCTTGGCGGTTGGCTGATGTTTCGATCCTCACTCACACTTTTACAGGTGGGAGGAGTAATTCTGACCGTTGTCGGCGTGATATACGTTGGGAGTGAGGGAGACCTTACAGGGGTGTTTTCTACAGATTACAGCTTGGGGGATGTCCTCGTTCTGCTGATGGCGTTTTGCACGGCCCTTTATACGTTGATGCTCAAAGTACGCCCACGCGTTCCACTGCCTGTTTATCTGACTATTGCGAGTGCTTTTGCGGCAATTGGCGCAATTCCCCTCATTGTTATGGAAATTGCCGCCAGAGGGGTTGTTATTCCCAACCTGCAAGGCTTGGGAGTGGTTGTTTACATGGCCCTTATTCCGGGCGTTATGGGGCAGCTTCTATTCATGCGCGGGATCAGTTTGATGGGCCCTGAACGTGTTGGCCCATTCTTTAACCTAACTCCTGTCTTCAGCTGTATCTTTGCCATAGTTTTGCTTGGAGAAGTATTGCAGGTTTATGATGTGATTGGATTGAGTTTGATTTTGCTCGGTATTTTTGTGTCCGAGAAATTCAATGGGTCAGGACGTGGGTCGACCGGCGCAGGTGCGAAATTTCCCTATTCCAGCCCTACAGATTCAAGAGCTTTTTCCAAGGCTGTTAAAGCAGAGCAGGGATCGCGGCGCCCGCCTTTCTAGTTCCCTCCTTGTCAGTCAGTTGTCTTAACCACAGCAGTTTTGCCTAGAAAGTTCAATGAATAGAAAATATTTCCTTGTAGACATAAAGATATCTTTATATCATGCTGCCAATATATTTTCGTGAGTGTGAACCTTTGATCCAAGTCGTTAAAACCCCTGAGATTGAAATGCTGTCAGTTGATGAGCTTGTAAATTGTTTGCGAGCCAGTGGAGAGGAGACCAGAGTGCGTCTGCTTGCGCTGCTGGCTGAGGGGGAATTGACGGTTAAGGACGTAACCACAATTTTAGGCCAGAGCCAGCCGCGCATTTCCCGTCATCTCAAGCTTTTGTGTGAAGCGGGCATCATTCAGCGGTTCCCCGAAGGGGCTTGGGTTTATTACCGTTTGGGCGAAGTGGGGCCTGCGGCCGTTGCCCGTGCCGTGCTGCATTCTGTAGACCAGCAAGACCCCATTCTGGCTGCTGACAGGGAGCGCCTTGATACCATTCGCCGCCAGAAGGCCGAGGAAGCAGCCGCTTTTTTTGCCTCGCGCGCCGACAACTGGGACAAGGAGCGCACGCTGCATGTGCCTGAAGAGGCAGTCGAAAAGGCAATGCTGGAGGCTTTGGGCACCCAGCAGTTTGACAGCTTTTTGGACCTTGGCACAGGCACAGGTCGCTTGCTGGAGCTGTTCAAGGGGCAATACGCCCAAGGCATTGGCATTGATGCCAGCCAGAACATGCTCTCGGTTGCGCGAGCCAACCTTGAAAAAGCACAGATTTCCCATGCGCAGGTGCGGCAGGGGGATATTTACGCGCTGCCTATCGCAGCTCGCTCCGCCAATGTGGCGGCGATCCATCAAGTGCTTCACTTTTTGGAAGAGCCTGCCCGCGCTATTGCAGAGGCTGCACGGGCGCTGCGCCCAGGCGGGCGTTTGCTGGTTGTGGACTTTGCACCGCACGATCTTGAATTCCTTCGGGAAAAACACGCGCACCGCCGCCTTGGCTTCTCTCATGAGCAGATTGGCCGCTGGCTGGAGACTGCCGGACTTGAAACCATAAAAATTCAGGACCTTGTTCCTGATGACACTATTAAGAACCAATTAACTGTCACAGTGTGGTTGGCTCAGGATCGCAGAATTGCGACTGACGCTCCCATTTTGAACCAGACACAGGAGCTTGCCTAAAACATGTCTGAACATGCTATTGACCGCCGCTTCCAACTCAATGGTGCCTCCGATATTTCCGTATCATTCGAGTTTTTTCCGCCTAAAACGGAGAAAATGGACCAGATTCTGTGGCAATCCATCACCCGTCTGGCCCCGCTGCACCCCAGCTTTGTCTCCGTGACTTACGGCG
This genomic window from Pseudovibrio sp. M1P-2-3 contains:
- a CDS encoding DUF992 domain-containing protein, with the protein product MKRTAALATCLTLLLIGGAAHAQTDKASTESTKKAGVKAGSLSCKIEGGSNFIVGSSHTLACHFKGGDGKTERYSGSINSYGLDVGTIKSGTLVWGVLAPSRNVQPGALAGSYSGVSAGATAGVGGQANILVGGLGKAISLQPLSIQGQKGVNLTLGVTNLTLKAAP
- a CDS encoding mechanosensitive ion channel family protein produces the protein MGLLLVLALCLPQEVQAQNPVMLMKSVSQNEEGGQSPLQPQPTMPDQSSGTNVPSLQEAYRFAEAGQAVVADVPNALQAMQQAITGASAIGDPNWVIWAVVASGLSILLGQFASVQMQGWSNRRFFSLFQGSLQHRSGKISFVMARAIVMFIALAITGFVAGCSILIMLVGQPPARMTAMLILMMFLIYKSLRILIQNLLVPYTPECRLLYIGESEAKSLFKTLMVVASLCAVVLGFFLWMGDLGVARNTLVLLQVLLSFIASSLFSGVVLLHRETVAKAIKGGELEKGDTSGRGLLASFWHVLAIAYFWLAFLVTVHRTVLELPSSTGLVIAPIKILLLAFVFYGLLLLVVDRFLLPRLDTPANLRLLAKQIMKREGYSGHHTDEELSLSQAGAEAMEREEAREPFRGLLDHGAQILTFLMALGYLIVDWGFPIISSESVLGNLFEVSMISFFGYMAYQAVALAIDRKMEQEKPEVEEEEAEHHDMGGQGESRIATLLPILRNFLLISIAVICSMVVLSQLGVNIAPLFAGAGVVGLAVGFGAQTLIRDIFSGAFFLIDDAFRKGEYIDIGDVKGTVERISIRSMQLRHHNGPLNTVPFGEVKFVKNFSRDWAMMKLTFRVTYDTDVERVRKLIKKFGQELLTHPDYGSKFLQPVKSQGVTSMEDSAMIVRVKFMTKPGDQFELRKVVYTGIRDIFTREGIQFAHKEVKVRLSENDETRKLSEEEKQAVAGAVLPVIEAEQQEGQPVKKDAM
- a CDS encoding DMT family transporter, with the protein product MLRTILNQIYNQPVLLLVITMMLWGINSSVVVMAVGDIGAFTAVFLQMVLASAALAFVYREQLREHFGCVKKNLGFFIIIPFFGLTLSYGLFYKSGHDINAINLGILQGVTPLFVLLGGWLMFRSSLTLLQVGGVILTVVGVIYVGSEGDLTGVFSTDYSLGDVLVLLMAFCTALYTLMLKVRPRVPLPVYLTIASAFAAIGAIPLIVMEIAARGVVIPNLQGLGVVVYMALIPGVMGQLLFMRGISLMGPERVGPFFNLTPVFSCIFAIVLLGEVLQVYDVIGLSLILLGIFVSEKFNGSGRGSTGAGAKFPYSSPTDSRAFSKAVKAEQGSRRPPF
- a CDS encoding ArsR/SmtB family transcription factor, whose amino-acid sequence is MLSVDELVNCLRASGEETRVRLLALLAEGELTVKDVTTILGQSQPRISRHLKLLCEAGIIQRFPEGAWVYYRLGEVGPAAVARAVLHSVDQQDPILAADRERLDTIRRQKAEEAAAFFASRADNWDKERTLHVPEEAVEKAMLEALGTQQFDSFLDLGTGTGRLLELFKGQYAQGIGIDASQNMLSVARANLEKAQISHAQVRQGDIYALPIAARSANVAAIHQVLHFLEEPARAIAEAARALRPGGRLLVVDFAPHDLEFLREKHAHRRLGFSHEQIGRWLETAGLETIKIQDLVPDDTIKNQLTVTVWLAQDRRIATDAPILNQTQELA